The proteins below are encoded in one region of Candidatus Methylacidiphilales bacterium:
- a CDS encoding polysaccharide deacetylase family protein, producing MKHLIVSLHDLHPGSLDAVRGQIDCLKTLGISNFSILAVPHFHHQKRLKDHAGMLKFLDERSQAGDDLVIHGFYHDRSDRGGGPLFWTKFYTANEAEFLDLSDGEARHRVETALEIWREHGWPANGFIAPAWLLPRAQDVLLKRMGFSYTTRLGGIHLLRKGMEMASQSLCYSTRAEWRRKISLLWNPFLFKRLVGRQVVRLSLHPDDLNHPPIREQILEIAGMALAAGYEPVTYSAYAEM from the coding sequence ATGAAACATCTGATCGTATCCCTGCATGACCTCCATCCCGGCTCGCTTGACGCGGTCCGCGGGCAGATCGATTGCCTGAAAACGCTGGGCATTTCCAATTTTTCCATTCTCGCCGTGCCGCATTTTCATCATCAGAAGCGACTGAAAGATCATGCCGGAATGCTCAAATTCCTGGACGAGCGCAGCCAGGCCGGGGACGACCTGGTGATCCACGGCTTTTATCATGACCGGAGCGACCGCGGCGGCGGCCCGCTTTTTTGGACAAAATTTTACACAGCCAACGAAGCGGAATTTTTGGATTTGAGCGACGGGGAAGCCCGGCATCGGGTCGAGACCGCCCTCGAAATTTGGAGGGAGCATGGCTGGCCCGCCAACGGATTTATCGCCCCGGCCTGGCTCCTGCCGCGCGCGCAGGATGTCTTGTTGAAGCGGATGGGATTTTCCTACACCACGCGTTTGGGCGGGATTCATCTGCTGAGGAAGGGCATGGAGATGGCGTCGCAATCCCTGTGCTACAGCACGCGGGCGGAATGGCGCCGGAAAATCTCGCTGCTCTGGAACCCTTTCCTGTTTAAACGCCTGGTCGGCCGCCAGGTGGTGCGGCTCAGCCTCCATCCGGACGACCTGAACCATCCGCCCATCCGGGAGCAAATCCTGGAAATCGCGGGAATGGCCTTGGCGGCGGGATACGAACCCGTAACGTACTCCGCGTATGCTGAAATGTGA